TGGAGACGGCGCGTTCGCGTATGGAGCTGCTGGAGGCCTTCCGTGCGCACGCGTATCCGAACGAGATCGGACCGGGCGTGTATGACATCCATTCGCCGCGCGTTCCTTCCGTCGGCGAGATGAGCGAGTTGTTGACGCTGGCGTTGGAGGTCCTGAAGCCTGAGCAGATCTGGGTGAATCCAGATTGCGGGTTGAAGACGCGCGGTTGGCCGGAGACGGTGGAGGCCCTGGAGAACATGGTCAAAGCTGCTGGCGAGCTGCGGTTGACGTTGAACGCGTAGTCTGCTGGTGAGGTCTACGGGTGATGGAAGCCCGTAGACCTCACTTGCCTCCGAATATTTTGGCTTGACGCGGTCAGCGATGTCGAGCAGTCTTACTGTGATTGCAGGGATCTTATCCTGCGATCCAGGAGACACGATGAGCGCTTCCGGCCCTTCGATGGAACAGATCAAAAGCTCTATGCGCGCGACCTGGATGGCCGGTGATTTCGGCGTCGTGGCGAAGACGATCTCCGGAGGTGCTGAGGCCTTTGTCCATCGCCTGGCTCTGCCGCCGGAATCCCGCGTTCTGGATGTGGCCTGCGGGACGGGGAATCTTGCCATTCCGCTTGCGCGGCAGGGATGCGTAGTGACGGGAGTGGACATCGCTCCTAATCTTCTTGTGCAGGCAAGGGAACGCGCGGCTGCCGAGGGTTTGACCGTGAGCTTCGATGAAGGGGATGCCGAAGAGCTTCCCTACGACGATGAAACCTTCGACGCGGTGGTTACGATGTTTGGCGCCATGTTCGCGCCTCGACCGGAGGTGGTTACAGCGGAGCTTGCGCGTGTTCTTAAGCCGGGTGGGCTGCTCGCTATGGCGAATTGGAATCCCGCAGGTTTTTCCGGACAGATGTTCAAGGTGGGTAGCCTGCATGCGCCGCCGCCACCTGGCATCGCACCTCCTGTTTTATGGGGAGACGAGACGACTGTTCTCAGGCGTCTCGCAGGTCCCTTCACAGAGATCGAAACGAAGTTGATTCCTATTGAGTTCGATCTACCGATGAACCCTGCAGGGACGGTTGCCTTTTTCCGCAAGTACTTCGGACCCACCCAGATGGCCTTTGGTCGCCTGGATGAAACCGGGCAGGCGGCCTTGGCGGCAGAGCTAGAGGCGCTTTGGGCGGGTGCCAACGTCGCCTCCGATCCGGAGAGTCATACGCTTATCCATAACCAATACCTGCAGGTTACGGCGAAACGTAATCCTTCTTCCTGAGACCCTGTTAGTTGATCGTCAGGGTGGTGGTCGTGGTTGCCGTGATAGTACTGGTTGCGCTATCCGTTCCTGTGATGGTCAGGGTATACGAACCCTTGGTCGCGTTCGTTGTTGCGGTCGTGGTGCTGTTGGAACCCGAGGAACCGCATCCACTGATGCCAAAGCCGATGGCCGTGACAAGCGAGAGTACGACGTAGAGGCGAAGCTTACGCGAGCGCCAGCCGAAAAGACCCAGGCAGAGCATACCCGCGACGGCTATGTCCGCTTTATTGGAGGGAGATGCAGGAAGGCTGTTGCTTTCCAGTCGGGATACACCGGTGGAGGTGATCTTCCGCATGCCGCTTCCGCTGACGGACGAAACCGTGGCACAGGCGGTGGAGCTGGTGTAGATCGTCAGTGCGCTTGTGACTGCTGTTGTGCTCGTGATGGCCGCGTTGTTCAGCGTGTAGCAGGCGTTCGAGAGGGAACCGCTGACGGTCACGTTGAAGGCAACCGTGCCCGTGTAGCCTC
This genomic stretch from Terriglobus saanensis SP1PR4 harbors:
- a CDS encoding class I SAM-dependent methyltransferase, which codes for MSASGPSMEQIKSSMRATWMAGDFGVVAKTISGGAEAFVHRLALPPESRVLDVACGTGNLAIPLARQGCVVTGVDIAPNLLVQARERAAAEGLTVSFDEGDAEELPYDDETFDAVVTMFGAMFAPRPEVVTAELARVLKPGGLLAMANWNPAGFSGQMFKVGSLHAPPPPGIAPPVLWGDETTVLRRLAGPFTEIETKLIPIEFDLPMNPAGTVAFFRKYFGPTQMAFGRLDETGQAALAAELEALWAGANVASDPESHTLIHNQYLQVTAKRNPSS